The Pseudomonas sp. G2-4 genome window below encodes:
- a CDS encoding aminotransferase class I/II-fold pyridoxal phosphate-dependent enzyme, whose amino-acid sequence MNQTAQSRHLFTNYRKVISLADQDWQSAETGKISGLNVEVKTPNVLVDQYGRTFQHFCTTSYLGLDYHPALLDGAMAALWETGTLRVANSKNRCKLAILDQYETQLSELFGASCLSALSCSAASAGILPLLASGVLTGNRPPVMVFDKHAHYSMNHFKAACADETQVITSPHNDMDFLEDVCKQQRNVAYVADGAYSMGGVADLDSLLYLKHRYGLFLYLDDSHALSTVGQCGAGLVRSRFHAMDERTLIVASLAKSFGASGGLAMFGSERHKALVQRYGGPSNWSQSLNAAAIGAGMASIRLHRSREFSALQERLQANICLFDSLVRTEQHASPMAIRLMPCGEATLANSVAVELAELGYFTSAVFFPVVPQGKAAIRVTLRADMEPDVIRSFCERITELLLAHGRDIRL is encoded by the coding sequence ATGAACCAGACAGCACAATCGCGGCATCTCTTCACCAACTACCGCAAGGTCATTTCCCTGGCAGACCAGGACTGGCAGAGCGCTGAAACCGGGAAAATCTCCGGGCTGAACGTCGAGGTCAAGACGCCCAATGTCCTGGTTGACCAATACGGCCGGACCTTCCAGCACTTCTGTACCACGTCCTACCTGGGCCTGGATTACCACCCCGCGTTGCTCGATGGCGCCATGGCGGCGCTGTGGGAAACCGGCACCCTGCGTGTCGCCAACTCAAAAAATCGCTGCAAGCTGGCGATCCTGGACCAGTACGAAACCCAATTGTCAGAGTTGTTTGGCGCCAGTTGCCTCAGTGCCTTGTCTTGCAGCGCAGCAAGCGCCGGGATTCTACCGTTGCTGGCCAGCGGCGTACTGACGGGAAATCGCCCGCCGGTGATGGTGTTCGATAAACATGCCCACTACTCGATGAACCACTTCAAGGCCGCCTGCGCCGATGAAACCCAGGTCATCACGAGCCCGCACAACGACATGGATTTCCTCGAAGACGTGTGCAAACAACAGCGTAACGTGGCCTATGTGGCCGACGGCGCCTACAGCATGGGCGGAGTGGCGGACCTGGATAGCCTGCTGTACCTCAAGCATCGTTATGGCCTGTTCCTCTATCTGGATGACTCTCACGCGCTGTCCACCGTAGGGCAATGCGGCGCTGGCCTGGTTCGTTCGCGTTTCCATGCGATGGACGAGCGCACCCTGATTGTCGCCTCATTGGCCAAATCATTCGGGGCCAGTGGCGGGCTGGCCATGTTCGGCAGTGAACGGCACAAGGCGCTGGTGCAGCGTTACGGAGGGCCGAGCAACTGGTCCCAAAGCCTGAATGCAGCGGCGATTGGCGCGGGCATGGCCTCGATCCGCCTGCATCGCAGCCGAGAGTTCAGCGCCCTGCAGGAGCGTTTGCAGGCTAATATCTGCCTCTTCGACAGCCTGGTTCGTACCGAGCAGCACGCCAGCCCCATGGCGATCCGTCTGATGCCCTGCGGTGAAGCCACCCTGGCCAACAGTGTGGCGGTCGAACTGGCCGAGCTGGGGTATTTCACCTCAGCGGTCTTTTTTCCCGTGGTGCCACAAGGCAAGGCCGCCATCCGCGTCACTCTGCGCGCCGATATGGAGCCTGATGTGATTCGCTCATTTTGCGAACGGATTACCGAGCTGCTGCTGGCACACGGGCGTGATATCCGCCTTTGA
- a CDS encoding MFS transporter — MKNRTTLIVTCTTVFLAQLGMSIYLPALPDIARDLGADASLVSWGLAVYLVGMALPMLLWGSLSQRLGRKPVLLAALGLYGLGNLALPLGTTVEGFLTLRLIQGIGASGISVMARVLIRDSFSGDLLAKALSWISIAFVIALGIGQYLGSLIQAAFGWEAIFYGLGAVSLAMALAVSRARFAAMTHTHNGQSAWRIYGQILTRRGFLLPALAGGLGYGVIVAFNTAAPLILQDSFHWSPIEYGLLGWPISAAYLLGALAVNAFVLRTGQRRMMGWGIALVLGGSATMLAGSLTLSSIALLFWLPYCFAVFGQSLNYPISLSLANEGSPVAGAYAMALSGFLHQLMASVIGAMASLLLSQQAWPLAALCALLGATAMLCVRLMPPRVA, encoded by the coding sequence ATGAAGAACCGTACAACCCTGATCGTCACCTGCACCACCGTCTTCCTGGCGCAACTGGGCATGAGCATCTATTTGCCGGCCCTGCCTGATATCGCCCGGGATCTGGGGGCCGACGCGTCCCTGGTGTCCTGGGGCTTGGCGGTGTACCTGGTCGGCATGGCGCTGCCCATGTTGCTGTGGGGCAGCCTGAGCCAGCGCCTGGGGCGCAAACCGGTCTTGCTGGCGGCATTGGGGTTGTACGGCCTGGGCAACCTGGCCCTGCCGTTGGGCACGACAGTGGAAGGGTTTCTGACCCTCAGGTTGATCCAGGGCATCGGCGCCAGCGGTATTTCGGTGATGGCGCGGGTATTGATTCGCGACAGTTTCAGCGGTGACCTGTTGGCCAAGGCGCTGTCCTGGATATCGATCGCCTTCGTGATAGCCCTCGGCATCGGCCAGTACCTGGGCTCGCTGATCCAGGCTGCGTTCGGCTGGGAAGCGATCTTCTATGGGTTGGGTGCCGTCAGCCTGGCCATGGCGCTGGCAGTGTCCAGGGCCAGGTTTGCCGCAATGACGCACACCCACAACGGGCAATCAGCGTGGCGTATTTACGGGCAGATCCTCACGCGCCGTGGTTTTCTGCTGCCGGCATTGGCGGGGGGGTTGGGTTACGGCGTGATTGTCGCCTTCAATACCGCGGCGCCGCTGATTCTGCAGGACAGCTTTCATTGGTCGCCCATTGAGTACGGTTTGCTGGGTTGGCCAATCAGTGCCGCGTATCTGCTCGGCGCGCTGGCGGTGAATGCGTTTGTGCTGCGCACCGGTCAACGGCGGATGATGGGATGGGGCATCGCACTGGTGCTGGGCGGTAGCGCGACCATGTTGGCAGGCAGCCTCACCCTGAGCAGCATCGCGTTGCTCTTCTGGTTGCCGTATTGCTTCGCGGTGTTCGGCCAGTCGTTGAACTACCCCATCAGCCTGTCCCTGGCCAACGAGGGTTCACCGGTAGCCGGAGCCTACGCCATGGCATTGAGCGGTTTTCTGCATCAACTGATGGCGTCGGTGATAGGTGCCATGGCCAGCCTGTTGTTGAGCCAACAGGCCTGGCCGCTGGCAGCGTTGTGCGCGCTGCTGGGGGCGACGGCGATGCTCTGCGTAAGGCTCATGCCGCCCCGGGTGGCTTAA